The DNA sequence GCGGCGATCGTCTCCGCCTTGCCGGCTGCGTACAGCGCAACGCCGGCGTTGAGGGCGGTGATATCGATCGCGCTCGCCGGCGCCGTGCCGTCCATGACGGCTTCAAGCAGTGCGGCGCTTTCCTCCGAACTGCGCACTTGCACGTCAGCGAGCCCGCCGCGCCGCAGGCCGACGCTTTCCGGAGTGAGGACGAAACGGCGAATGTCACCGTCTTTCAGTTCCACAACATCCGTCTCAGCGGCGATGCTGCACTCATCGAGCCCGTCGCGGCCGGTGACAAACACCACGTGCTCAGAGCCGAGACGGCGCATCGTTTCCGCCAGCTTCTCGGCGTAGCGGGTCGAATAGACGCCGATAACTTGCCGCTTGCAACGCGCCGGATTGGCCAGCGGGCCGATCAAATTGAAGATCGTGCGAAACCCGATCTCTTTCCGCGGGCCGGCAGCATATTTCATCGCCGCATGATACAAGGGGGCGAACAAAAACGCCAATCCTTTTGTTTCGAGCGCCTGTTTGGCGGCCTCAGGCGACGCGGGAATGTCGATGCCGAGCCGCTCGAGCACATCGGCGCTTCCGCTTTTCGAGGAAACGGCGCGATTGCCGTGCTTGGCGACTTTGACCCCGAGCGACGAAACGACAATGGCCGCCGCTGTCGAGACGTTGAACGTCGCCGCCCCGTCGCCGCCCGTCCCGCACGTGTCGATGACGTCATCGCCGGCGTCGATCGTGGTCATCCGATCGCGCATCGCCCGCACAAACCCGGCGATCTCATCGACCGTCTCGCCGCGCACGCGCAAGATGGATACCAAACTCGCAATCTGGCTGTCCGTCGCCTCGCCGGACATCACGGCATTCATGGCTTCGTACGCTTCCGCTTCCGTCAATGTTTCCCCTTCCGCGCATTTGGAAAGCAACCGCTTTAACATACGATCTGTTCCCCTTTCGCAAATAATCGTTCCGCTTGTTCGATGGCGTAAATGAGGGCGCTCGCCTTGTTGCGCGTCTCTTTCCATTCAAGCTCCGGAACCGAGTCGGCGACAATGCCGGCGCCGGCCTGCACGTACGCATAACCGTCTTTAATGACCGCCGTCCGGATGGCGATGCACGAATCAATGCTGCCGTCAAAGCCGATGTACGCGATCGCTCCAGCGTACAATCCTCGGGCGGTCGGCTCGAGCTCCTGCAAGATTTGCATCGCCCGCACTTTGGGCGCCCCGCTCACCGTTCCAGCCGGAAAAGCGGCCAAGAGCGCGTCGATCGGGTGGATGTCGTCGTCAAGCACGCCGACGACTTTGGAAATTAAATGCATCACATGAGAGAACTTGCCGATTTCCATCAACACCGGCACCTCGACCGTTCCGTACTTCGCCACCCGGCCGATGTCATTGCGCGCCAAATCGACGAGCATATAATGCTCCGCCCGCTCTTTCGGGTCATGGTACAGCTCGTCGGCGAGCTTTTCATCCTCCGCCGGTGAGCGTCCGCGCCGCCTTGTTCCGGCGATCGGGTCGATCTCGGCGCGCCGGTTGCGCACTTGGATGAGCTTTTCCGGCGAACTACCGACAATTTCAATGCCGTCAAGCCGAAAATAAAACATGTACGGCGACGGGTTGATGTGGCGCAAGATGCGATAAATGGCAAACCCACCCGCTTGCACCGGGACGGAGAACCGCTGCGACAGCACCGCCTGAAACACATCGCCGGCCGCAATATACTGTTTCACCGCCTCGACGTCACGCAAAAATTGCTCTTTTTCGTAATTGGACGACGCTTTCGAGAACAAGGCGGCCCGCTCGGCCTCGTCTTCGGCCGGCAGCAGCGGCTGTTCGGCCCGGGGGCGCGACGCTTTCGCTGCCAGCGCGGCGATGCGTTCTTCGGCGGCTCGGTATATCGCGATTTTCTCCTGCATCGTTTCATGACCCTTCAACCGGATATAATGAATGAGAGACAGCTCGCGTTTTTCGTGATCAAAAGCGAACAGCGACTCGCAAAACACAAAATGCCCGGCTTTCATGGCTAGGTCGGGGGCACGATGGCGCGGCACCTTTTCAATGGCGGAAATGAAATCATAGCCTAAAAAGCCGACCGCGCCGCCCGTAAACGGCGCCGCTTCGGCGAGCGGCTTAACGCAAAGCGCCCGCTCGACCGCTTGAAACGCTTCTTTCAACGTCGACGCCGTCATTTGGACATTTCCGTTCTCGTCTTTGATCAAAAACGTTTCTCCTGTCTCGCTCTCAAGCGTCAAAAATGGGGCCACGCCGATAAACGAATAACGCGCCCATGGCGATTCGTCGTCTTTGCTTTCAAGCAGAAACACCGCTTCCTCGCGCAAATTGGCAAACACTTGCAACGGTTCGATGACATCGGCTAAAAATTTGCGCATGATCGGGATGGTGCGAAACTGGCGAGCATCCGCTAAAAAAGCGGCTAGCCGATCAATGGACATCCCTTTCTCCTCCCTTTCTGATTCATCGGGCGGAGAATGAGAGTTTATGAGGCGAAAATGGGGAAAGAAAACGCCCAAAGACCATCGTCTTTGGGCAGATGCAAGCGAAAGGGAACCAATGCTCACCTCAGCTAAACTCGCTCATTCTCATCTACCCTGCACTCGTTCTCAGCTCTTGCTCGGCTTCTGGCAGCCCGCCGGCGGCGGGCAAAGAAGTTATTTTAACTATATTACATTTCTGTTTTTTTTGTCAACGACAAATCCGGCCGCAGCATGGCTGCATCCTTTAAATAGACGTGGCAAATCTCATCTTGCCGTTTGTCTGTCTCCACCGTCATCATGACGCGGATGCAGCGCGGCAGCGAACCGGGCACTGGAATTTCTCGCGTGCACATGACAGGCACGTACGTCCAGCCATCAAGGCGGCGCAAAGCTTGAGCCGGAAACGCAGCCGTGATGTCGTCAGTGACGGAAATGAGCACGAACGAAACGTCATGGGCGGCAACATCGTTGGCGCGGACCATTTCGCGCAGCAACGTTTCCGTTGCCGCTATAATTTCTCCGGCCTCGTTTCGCTCCACTGTAATCGCCCCGCGAATGCCGCGGATCATCGCTCTCCCCCCTGTCCAGCAAACTCGCACAGCCACGCGAGCAGCTTGTCATCTTCGAGTTCCACGACTTCCACATCGCCGATTTCACGCAAAAGAACCATCCGCACCGTCCCAGCGTACGCCTTTTTGTCGCCTTTCATTTTCTCGAGCAACCGGTGAGGCGCCAGCCCGTCGGGGAGCGAAACCGGAAAGCCGTACGCAGCGAACCATTCGGCAAAGCGGTGCTCGGCAAATGACCGGCCGTAAAGCCGCTCGCTGACCAAGATGGCAAACAGCATGCCGACCGCCACCGCCTCCCCATGGGTCAGCACGCCGTAGCCGAGCTCGCTCTCGAGCGCATGGCCGAGCGTATGGCCGAAATTCAAATGGGCGCGCACCCCGGTTTCTTTTTCATCTTCACGCACGACGGACGCCTTAATATCAATGCCCTTTTCAATGCAATAGGCGAGCTTGCCGCCCTGCAAGTCGGCGAGCGTCTTGATTTCTGCGCGCAGCCAGTCGTAAAAGCGGCGGTCGCGGATGAGCGCATGTTTGATCACCTCGGCAAATCCTGAACGGAGCTCGCGCTCAGGCAGCGTGCGCAAAAAGGCGGTATCATAGACGACCGCTTCCGGCTGGTGGAAAGCGCCGATCATATTTTTGCCAAGCGGATGATTGATGGCGACTTTGCCGCCGACGGCGCTGTCGTGGGCCAAAAGCGTCGTCGGCATTTGAATGTAGCGGATGCCGCGCATATAGGTGGCGGCCACAAATCCGGCCAAATCGCCAACGACGCCGCCGCCAAGCGCGACAATGAGCGAGCGGCGGTCAAGGCCGCACTGAAGAGCCGCCGTCTGGCAGGCGTAATAGTTGTCAAACGACTTCGCCGCCTCGCCGTTTGGAATGATGTAGGCATACACATCATAACCGGCAGCGGCAAGCGTGGCGCGCACTTCATCCAAATAAAGAGGCGCCACCACATCGTCGGTGATGATCAACATCTTCGTCCCCGGCGGGCAGGAGAGCGCCCGAAGCAGGCACGGCAACGCGCGGACCGCTCCGTCGCCTAAGAGGAGCGGGTATTGCTTCGTCGCCGTTTCAATCGTCCGTTCGATCATCGTTAAAACTCCTTTGCATAGCGGCGGGCGCGCTCGATGTTTTCTTTAATCAAATCGATCCGGTCTTGCCCGAACTGGCTGACGATCGCCGCCGCCACTTCCCAGGCGACGACCGCTTCGGCGACGACGCTCGCCGCCGGCACAGCGCAGCTGTCCGACCGCTCGATGCTTGCCGCAAACGGTTCTTTCGTGTCGATGTCGACGCTTTGCAGCGGTTTGTACAGCGTCGGAATCGGCTTCATTACACCGCGCACGACGATCGGCATTCCCGTCGTCACCCCGCCTTCAAAGCCGCCCGCCCGGTTCGTCCGGCGCGAAAAGCCTTGTTCCGGGCTCCAAATGATTTCGTCGTGCACTTCGCTTCCCGGGCGGCGCGCCGCTTCAAACCCGATCCCGAATTCGACGCCTTTAAAGGCGTTAATGCTGACGATCGCCGCCGCGATTTTCGCATCGAGCTTCCGGTCGTAATGAACGTAGCTGCCGACCCCGGCGGGAACGCCTTCGACAATCACTTCGACGATGCCGCCGATCGAATCACCGTTTTTCTTTGCCAAATCGATCGCTTCCATCATTTTTTGTCCCGCTTCCGGATCAAAACAGCGCACCGGCGACTCTTCTGTCACATTTTGCAATTCCTCCAGGGAGCGGTAATCAAGCTTCTCGGCGCGCACCCCGCCGATTTCGATGACATGCCCGGCGACGCGGATGCCCACTTCCTCCAAAATGCGCTTCGCCACCGCTCCGGCCGCCACGCGCACCGTCGTTTCCCTTGCCGATGAGCGTTCAAGCACATTGCGCATATCGCGATGTCCGTATTTCAGGGCGCCGTTTAAATCGGCATGACCCGGGCGCGGACGCGTCACTTTTCGTTTGATCTCCGTTTCATCATCGATCGGTTCAACGGCCATAATCGTTTGCCAATGTTTAAAATCACGGTTTTCCACAACCAGCGCAATCGGCGAGCCGAGCGTTTTCCCGTGCCGGACGCCGGCGGTGATATTCACCACGTCCTTTTCGATTTGCATGCGCCGCCCGCGCCCATACCCTTTTTGCCGGCGCGCCAGCTCCTTGTTGATATGCTCGGCGCGCAGCTCAAGCCCAGCCGGCACTCCTTCCAAAATCGCCGTCAATTGCGGCCCGTGCGACTCCCCTGCTGTCAAGTAGCGCATGTTTGTCTCTCCCTTCAGCTCTTTAACGCGTTTATGTAAAAATATATCATAAATTTGAAAAATGAAAATAGTTTCTGTAAAAAAAAGAGCGCGGCACCCGCTATTTTCTCCGATAAAAAAACGTCTCCTCGACTTCGAAACCGTATAAGGACGGGTTAAAAATTTGCTCCGTGCTCCCCACAAACAGCACGCCCCCGGGCCGGAGCGCATCATGAAATTTCCGATACAGCATCCGCTTCGCCTCTTCAGTGAAATAAATGAGCACGTTGCGGCAAACGATTAAATCCATGTTGCGCGGAAACGGATCCGTGAGCAAGTTGTGCTTTTGAAACTTGACCGTTTGTTTCAGCCTTTCGTCTATTTTATAATACTCGCCTTCTTTCGTAAAAAACTTTTTTCTCATTTCCTCGGGCAACTCTACAAGCGACCGTTCGCTGTACAAGCCGAGGCGCGCGCGGGCGAGCGCATTATCATCAATGTCGGTCGCCAACACCGACACGCGGTGAAGCGGCAATCGTTTTGCGAGCACCATCGCGAGCGTGTACGGCTCCTCGCCGGTTGAGCAGGCGGCGCTCCACACGTTCGGGCGCGGATGTTTCGTCAACAGCCGCGGCAAAATGACGCGTTCAAGCACCTCCCATCGTTTGGCGTTGCGATAAAACTCGGACACGTTGATCGTCATCCGATCAAGACATTCATGCCAGAGCGACAAGTCTTTTTCCATCGCTGCAAACAGCTCGGCAAAGCTCTTTAGCCCTTTTTTCATGTACAACGACGCCAAACGCCGCCTCATCTGGGCTTCCTTATATAGCGATAAGTCAATGCCGGTTTTTCGCTTCACTTTAGCAATGAATTGCGCATAATCGTCCATCTTCCCCTGTTCCTCTCTCCTGTCAATGTACAAAAACGGCAAAAACCGGCCGATGGGCGGCCGGTCTTTTTGTTAATAGAGCCATTCGTTCAACAATTTTGTATAGTTGAGAAGCTCTTCTTCTTTGAAAAACAGGTTGATCTCGCGTTCCGCGCTTTGCGGCGAATCGGAGCCGTGAATGACGTTTTTGCCGACCGTCAAGCCGAAGTCGCCGCGAATCGTGCCCGGTGCGGCTTCCTGCGGGTTCGTTTTCCCCATCATTTGCCGGGCGGCGGCGATTACATTTTCGCCCTCCCACACCATCGCAAACACCGGTCCGGATGTAATAAAGTCGACAAGCTCGCCGAAAAACGGACGCTCTTTATGTTCGGCATAGTGCTGCTCAGCCAGCTCGCGCGACACTTGCATCAGCTTCGCGCCAACAAGCTGGAAGCCTTTTTTCTCAAAGCGCGAAACAATTTCGCCGATCAAATTGCGCTGAACCCCGTCTGGCTTTACCATTAAAAATGTCCGTTCTGCCATTCATTCTCCCCCCCTACTGTCGTATGTACTAGGAAACGGATTCCCAACCACCATAGTATCATTGTTTCGCGCCATTAGCAACAACGTCCTTGAAAGCGTTAATAATCCCTTTTCCCGATGTAAAGGGCGAGGTCGCGCAACAGGCCGCGCGCCTCATTCATCGGCAGTCCGTCAAGAAGGTGAAGCGCCTTGTCAAGGTAACGGTCGCTTAACGCATACGACCGCTCAATGGCGTCCGTCCGCTTAATGGCGGAAATGACCGCCGCCATTTCCGCAACGTCCGTTTCCGGACCGACAGCTGCAATGGCCGCCTTCACCCGCTCATCGCTCAAGGCATACAGCACAGGAAGGGTGACGTTTCCTTGTAGCAAGTCGCTTCCGGCCGGTTTGCCGAGCTGTTCCTCCGTCCCAGTGAAATCGAGAATGTCGTCGGTAATTTGAAACGACATGCCGACATAATGGCCGAACCAGTACAGCCGCTTCACAATCGGCTCCGGCGCGCCGGCAGCGAGGGCGCCAAGCTGGCAGCTCGCGGCGATGAGCAGCGCCGTTTTCCGACGGATGCGCCGCAAATACGTGCGCAGCGGCTGATCAAACCGGTACTTGTCTTTAATTTGCTCAATTTCCCCGCGGCACACTTCCACGATCGTTTTCGCCAACACTTGATGGGCGCGCGGGTTGCCGAGCTCCGCCATCCGTTCGAGCGAGCGGGCAAACAAATAATCCCCTGTGTACATGGCGAACCGGTTGCTCCATTTCGCCTTGATCGTCGGCCGGCCGCGGCGCAAATCGGCGTCGTCGATCACATCGTCGTGGACGAGCGAAGCCATATGAATGAGCTCGAGCGCAACGGCAACATGCTTCATCCGCTCAAGGTCATATTGGCCGAAGCGGGCGGCAAGCAAGACAAAAACGGGACGGATCCGCTTTCCGCCCGCCTGCAACAGATGGAGCGCCGCTTCCCCAAGCGGCCCGTATTCCGACTGAACCGCCCGCTCAAGCTCCTCTTCGACCGCCGCTAAATCATCGCTTAAAAACGAATACATCGCCTTTAACTTCATGTTGTTCACCTTAACTCACCGTTTATAGCCCAAGTGCATCGCCGCCACGCCAAACGTGTACGGTTTGACCTCGACATCGACAAAACCGGCGGCGCGGAACATCTCGGCCAGCTCGTCCCGCCCCGGAAACTCGCGCGCCGATTCCTGCAGCCACGAGTACTCCTCATAGCTTTTCGCCAGCAGCTTGCCAAACAGCGGCATAATAAACCGGAAGTAAAAATAGTAAAGCTGGCGAAACCCGAACAGCGTCGGCTGCGACGTTTCCAGGCAGACGGTTATGCCGCCCGGCTTCGTCACCCGGTGCATTTCCTTAAGCACGGTCATATAGTCAGGGACGTTGCGCAAACCGAAGCCGATCGTCACATAATCGAACGAATTGTCAGGAAACGGCAGCTGCATCGCATTGCCGTGAATGAGCTTCACATTATGCAACCCGCGCGCTTTTACCTTCTGTTCGCCGACTTTCAGCATGTTTTCGCTGAAATCAAGGCCGTACACTTTCCCTTCCGGACCGACCGCCTCCGCCAAGGCGATCGTCCAGTCAGCCGTCCCACAGCACACATCGAGCGCTTTTTTGCCTTTTTGCACATTCATCCGCCGCATCACGTCTTTGCGCCACTTCAAGTGGCGGCGGAAGCTGATGACGGAGTTCATCCGGTCATAATGCGCAGAAATGTTTTCAAATACGCGATGGACTCGCTCTTCTTTCGATTGATGCATCGTTCTACCCTTCTTCCACCGTCTTTTTGGCGATGGCTTGAAACCCGCCGGAAAGCTCGGCCACGCGGAGCTGCAGCAGGCCGTTGACCGGCAGTTTCGCCGCAAACAGCGCCTCCCGGCAGCCGTCGATATAGCGGCGGCAAAAGCGGAGCAAATGCCGCTTTTGCTCTTTCGTCAACGTTTTCGCGCGCGGGAACGCGATTTGCGCCATTTGCTCAAAGAGCACCGAAGCTCCCGTGCGGATGAACGCTTCCTGCTCGAGCAGCAGGCGCCGCATCAGCAAATACGAATAGGCAAACTGCCCCCACTGCGGCGCCGCCATGCGGTCGGCGAGCTTGACAAGCAACGCCGATTCGATCGTGCCGACCGCCGCAAACAACGACTCGATCCGCTCTACTTTTTTTTCGTAAAGCCGCACTTTTTGCTCGTTAATATCGCGGACCGCCTCGGCGAACGAGCGGATGAGCGCCGTTTCGCCCGAACGCGCCAACAACTCATAGTACAGCCCGCTGTACAAGTCGCCGGCCAGGACGACAAGCTGCCGCGCCCGCAAGTCGCCGCCGTCATCTGTCACCTCATCGTGGGTATCAAGGGCGATCTGCATGAGCATCATGGCGATGATGCACCGCTCCGCCTCACTCGGCGCCGTTGAAGCGCCATCGAGCATTGACAGCGAGAGCAGCAGGCGATCTTCATCGATCGCCGGCGCCGGCAAATGCTCGCGCAAATATGGGTGATGGAGCAGCTGCTCAATTTGTTCTTTCAATGACGCCAATTTCACCGTGATGTCATCCACATGAACCACCCTTGTCCCCGAAAATATCCGCACCACCATAACGGACTCATTATAACATAATTTTGTCGAAAACGCTCTAGTTTGCTAGACATTTGCCAACTTACTTTTTCCCTTCCGACTCAATGACGCCATGGCGCGTTTGAATATACGCCTTGCCTCTCACTTTAATCGCCGACGTGTGCTCTGTAAACTGGGCGATCAACACTTCGCCTTTATCGAGCTTTTCCGAGTGATGGAACCGTGTATCCGCCCCGCGCGTCAATCCAATGACGTTCACTCCGTCTTCAAGCGCTTTAATGACAACAAAGTCGCTGTTCGTATACATCCTTTCCCCCTCCTTATGCTTTAATGAGCGAAAGCACTTCCGAACGGGCGGCAACATCCGTTTCAAACACGCCGCGCACTGCCGTTGTCACCGTTTTCGCCCCCGGCTTTTTCACGCCGCGCATCGTCATGCACATATGTTCCGCCTCGACGACGACCATCACCCCGTGCGGTTCGAGCGCTTCGACGATCGAATCGGCGACTGTCGCCGTAATGCGCTCCTGTAGCTGCGGGCGGCGCGCCACCGCTTCGACCGCCCGGGCGAGCTTGCTTAGCCCGGTTACTTTTCCTTCCCGTGGGATGTAGGCGACGTGGGCAACGCCGAAAAACGGCACTAAATGGTGCTCGCACATCGAGTAAAACGGAATATCTTTAACGAGCACAAGCTCCTCATGTTCCTCGCTGAATACGGTTTGAAAATGCTCCTTGGGGTCTTCGTGCAGTCCGGCGAACACCTCGGCGTACATTTTCGCCACTCGTTTCGGCGTGTCGACAAGCCCCTCACGGTTTGGGTCTTCCCCAATCGCTTCCAAAATCAAGCGGACTGCATATTCAATTTGCGCAAAATTGATCTCCGGCATGCAAACAACATCCTCCTGCATTAGAAAAACTGCATGTAATCCGATTCTAACATAGAGAGCAAAAAAAAACAAAAAAGAAGGGCGGTGCAACACCAGCCCTTTCCTCCTAGCTCCTGCCTCAGCTATGTAGGCTTATTTTACGGCATCTTTTAACGCTTTACCCGGTTTGAATGCAGGAACTTTGCTCGCCGGAATTTCCATTTCTTCGCCCGTTTGCGGGTTGCGTCCTTTCCGGGCAGCGCGCTCGCGCACTTCAAAGTTCCCAAAGCCGATTAATTGCACTTTATCGCCTTTTCGCAACGCTTCTGTAATCGAGTCAAATACCGCATCAACGGCTTTTGTTGCATCTTTTTTGGAAAGACCGCTTGTTTCGGCTACCGCGTTGATCAATTCCGTCTTGTTCATGTCATTCACCTCCTCCCAAGGAGCTGTTCTTGTTTACTACCATTTGTGCACACTTTTCTGCTTTTCTATACATAGACGTTGACGGCTTCGGCGGCGAAAAGGCCGGCGCATGAAAGGCGTCGCACCGGTGCAGCCAATGATTCTGCCTTCGTTCAGAAAGACTGACAGAACATGCGCCCGTGCCGCCGATGGAAGCGTCCCCTTGACCGTTCAGCGCCGCCCGCCGCTTTTAGGCGGAAC is a window from the Geobacillus stearothermophilus ATCC 12980 genome containing:
- the folE gene encoding GTP cyclohydrolase I FolE, with translation MPEINFAQIEYAVRLILEAIGEDPNREGLVDTPKRVAKMYAEVFAGLHEDPKEHFQTVFSEEHEELVLVKDIPFYSMCEHHLVPFFGVAHVAYIPREGKVTGLSKLARAVEAVARRPQLQERITATVADSIVEALEPHGVMVVVEAEHMCMTMRGVKKPGAKTVTTAVRGVFETDVAARSEVLSLIKA
- the hepT gene encoding heptaprenyl diphosphate synthase component II — translated: MKLKAMYSFLSDDLAAVEEELERAVQSEYGPLGEAALHLLQAGGKRIRPVFVLLAARFGQYDLERMKHVAVALELIHMASLVHDDVIDDADLRRGRPTIKAKWSNRFAMYTGDYLFARSLERMAELGNPRAHQVLAKTIVEVCRGEIEQIKDKYRFDQPLRTYLRRIRRKTALLIAASCQLGALAAGAPEPIVKRLYWFGHYVGMSFQITDDILDFTGTEEQLGKPAGSDLLQGNVTLPVLYALSDERVKAAIAAVGPETDVAEMAAVISAIKRTDAIERSYALSDRYLDKALHLLDGLPMNEARGLLRDLALYIGKRDY
- a CDS encoding CheR family methyltransferase; translated protein: MDDYAQFIAKVKRKTGIDLSLYKEAQMRRRLASLYMKKGLKSFAELFAAMEKDLSLWHECLDRMTINVSEFYRNAKRWEVLERVILPRLLTKHPRPNVWSAACSTGEEPYTLAMVLAKRLPLHRVSVLATDIDDNALARARLGLYSERSLVELPEEMRKKFFTKEGEYYKIDERLKQTVKFQKHNLLTDPFPRNMDLIVCRNVLIYFTEEAKRMLYRKFHDALRPGGVLFVGSTEQIFNPSLYGFEVEETFFYRRK
- a CDS encoding heptaprenyl diphosphate synthase component 1 — translated: MVVRIFSGTRVVHVDDITVKLASLKEQIEQLLHHPYLREHLPAPAIDEDRLLLSLSMLDGASTAPSEAERCIIAMMLMQIALDTHDEVTDDGGDLRARQLVVLAGDLYSGLYYELLARSGETALIRSFAEAVRDINEQKVRLYEKKVERIESLFAAVGTIESALLVKLADRMAAPQWGQFAYSYLLMRRLLLEQEAFIRTGASVLFEQMAQIAFPRAKTLTKEQKRHLLRFCRRYIDGCREALFAAKLPVNGLLQLRVAELSGGFQAIAKKTVEEG
- the mtrB gene encoding trp RNA-binding attenuation protein MtrB encodes the protein MYTNSDFVVIKALEDGVNVIGLTRGADTRFHHSEKLDKGEVLIAQFTEHTSAIKVRGKAYIQTRHGVIESEGKK
- the aroH gene encoding chorismate mutase translates to MIRGIRGAITVERNEAGEIIAATETLLREMVRANDVAAHDVSFVLISVTDDITAAFPAQALRRLDGWTYVPVMCTREIPVPGSLPRCIRVMMTVETDKRQDEICHVYLKDAAMLRPDLSLTKKTEM
- the menG gene encoding demethylmenaquinone methyltransferase, which codes for MHQSKEERVHRVFENISAHYDRMNSVISFRRHLKWRKDVMRRMNVQKGKKALDVCCGTADWTIALAEAVGPEGKVYGLDFSENMLKVGEQKVKARGLHNVKLIHGNAMQLPFPDNSFDYVTIGFGLRNVPDYMTVLKEMHRVTKPGGITVCLETSQPTLFGFRQLYYFYFRFIMPLFGKLLAKSYEEYSWLQESAREFPGRDELAEMFRAAGFVDVEVKPYTFGVAAMHLGYKR
- a CDS encoding HU family DNA-binding protein; translated protein: MNKTELINAVAETSGLSKKDATKAVDAVFDSITEALRKGDKVQLIGFGNFEVRERAARKGRNPQTGEEMEIPASKVPAFKPGKALKDAVK
- the ndk gene encoding nucleoside-diphosphate kinase, which codes for MAERTFLMVKPDGVQRNLIGEIVSRFEKKGFQLVGAKLMQVSRELAEQHYAEHKERPFFGELVDFITSGPVFAMVWEGENVIAAARQMMGKTNPQEAAPGTIRGDFGLTVGKNVIHGSDSPQSAEREINLFFKEEELLNYTKLLNEWLY
- the aroC gene encoding chorismate synthase, producing the protein MRYLTAGESHGPQLTAILEGVPAGLELRAEHINKELARRQKGYGRGRRMQIEKDVVNITAGVRHGKTLGSPIALVVENRDFKHWQTIMAVEPIDDETEIKRKVTRPRPGHADLNGALKYGHRDMRNVLERSSARETTVRVAAGAVAKRILEEVGIRVAGHVIEIGGVRAEKLDYRSLEELQNVTEESPVRCFDPEAGQKMMEAIDLAKKNGDSIGGIVEVIVEGVPAGVGSYVHYDRKLDAKIAAAIVSINAFKGVEFGIGFEAARRPGSEVHDEIIWSPEQGFSRRTNRAGGFEGGVTTGMPIVVRGVMKPIPTLYKPLQSVDIDTKEPFAASIERSDSCAVPAASVVAEAVVAWEVAAAIVSQFGQDRIDLIKENIERARRYAKEF
- the trpD gene encoding anthranilate phosphoribosyltransferase; the encoded protein is MLKRLLSKCAEGETLTEAEAYEAMNAVMSGEATDSQIASLVSILRVRGETVDEIAGFVRAMRDRMTTIDAGDDVIDTCGTGGDGAATFNVSTAAAIVVSSLGVKVAKHGNRAVSSKSGSADVLERLGIDIPASPEAAKQALETKGLAFLFAPLYHAAMKYAAGPRKEIGFRTIFNLIGPLANPARCKRQVIGVYSTRYAEKLAETMRRLGSEHVVFVTGRDGLDECSIAAETDVVELKDGDIRRFVLTPESVGLRRGGLADVQVRSSEESAALLEAVMDGTAPASAIDITALNAGVALYAAGKAETIAAGVAMAKDAILVKTAYEQLQRLRRKEVVHGA
- the trpE gene encoding anthranilate synthase component I — protein: MSIDRLAAFLADARQFRTIPIMRKFLADVIEPLQVFANLREEAVFLLESKDDESPWARYSFIGVAPFLTLESETGETFLIKDENGNVQMTASTLKEAFQAVERALCVKPLAEAAPFTGGAVGFLGYDFISAIEKVPRHRAPDLAMKAGHFVFCESLFAFDHEKRELSLIHYIRLKGHETMQEKIAIYRAAEERIAALAAKASRPRAEQPLLPAEDEAERAALFSKASSNYEKEQFLRDVEAVKQYIAAGDVFQAVLSQRFSVPVQAGGFAIYRILRHINPSPYMFYFRLDGIEIVGSSPEKLIQVRNRRAEIDPIAGTRRRGRSPAEDEKLADELYHDPKERAEHYMLVDLARNDIGRVAKYGTVEVPVLMEIGKFSHVMHLISKVVGVLDDDIHPIDALLAAFPAGTVSGAPKVRAMQILQELEPTARGLYAGAIAYIGFDGSIDSCIAIRTAVIKDGYAYVQAGAGIVADSVPELEWKETRNKASALIYAIEQAERLFAKGEQIVC
- the aroB gene encoding 3-dehydroquinate synthase, whose product is MIERTIETATKQYPLLLGDGAVRALPCLLRALSCPPGTKMLIITDDVVAPLYLDEVRATLAAAGYDVYAYIIPNGEAAKSFDNYYACQTAALQCGLDRRSLIVALGGGVVGDLAGFVAATYMRGIRYIQMPTTLLAHDSAVGGKVAINHPLGKNMIGAFHQPEAVVYDTAFLRTLPERELRSGFAEVIKHALIRDRRFYDWLRAEIKTLADLQGGKLAYCIEKGIDIKASVVREDEKETGVRAHLNFGHTLGHALESELGYGVLTHGEAVAVGMLFAILVSERLYGRSFAEHRFAEWFAAYGFPVSLPDGLAPHRLLEKMKGDKKAYAGTVRMVLLREIGDVEVVELEDDKLLAWLCEFAGQGGER